A region from the Salvia splendens isolate huo1 chromosome 15, SspV2, whole genome shotgun sequence genome encodes:
- the LOC121767826 gene encoding germin-like protein subfamily 1 member 11 — protein sequence MNSSGVQVLLFFAILTIASLSVEAYDPAPLQDFCIAVNDTEAAVFVNGKICKDPKSVTADDFYYAGGLNESRQVTNPLGSKITLVYDEILSGLNTQGVAIARLDFDLEGLNPPHLHPRGAEIFLVLEGTLYAGLINSNPADPNGKNPFFAKILNAGDIFVFPRGMIHFQYNIGKTKAVAIAAFNSQNPGVMTIAKSIFGSEPSVPPHILAKAFLLDDDDKLVEHLQSLTWTGNVN from the exons ATGAATTCATCGGGAGTTCAGGTTTTGTTATTTTTTGCCATTCTTACTATTGCTTCATTGTCTGTGGAAGCATACGACCCTGCCCCATTGCAAGATTTCTGCATTGCAGTAAATGATACAGAAGCTGCAG TATTTGTGAATGGAAAGATATGCAAGGACCCGAAAAGCGTGACAGCAGACGACTTCTACTACGCGGGAGGGCTGAACGAGTCGCGACAAGTGACAAATCCACTCGGGTCGAAAATTACGTTGGTTTACGATGAGATTCTATCAGGTCTCAACACACAGGGAGTGGCCATTGCCCGTCTTGACTTTGATCTCGAAGGCCTCAATCCGCCCCACCTACATCCACGTGGAGCTGAAATATTCCTTGTGTTAGAAGGCACTCTTTACGCGGGACTCATCAACTCAAACCCGGCTGATCCCAACGGAAAGAACCCATTCTTCGCCAAGATCTTGAATGCGGGAGACATCTTCGTGTTCCCTCGGGGTATGATTCATTTCCAGTATAACATTGGGAAAACCAAAGCagttgcgattgctgctttcaATAGCCAAAATCCAGGAGTCATGACTATTGCTAAATCCATCTTCGGATCTGAGCCGTCCGTTCCTCCTCATATTCTTGCTAAAGCATTCCtacttgatgatgatgataaacTTGTTGAGCATCTACAATCACTTACTTGGACTGGAAACGTCAATTAG
- the LOC121767804 gene encoding germin-like protein subfamily 1 member 11 encodes MNSSGVQVLLFFAILTIASLSVEAYDPAPLQDFCIAVNDTEAAVFVNGKICKDPKSVTADDFYYAGGLNESRQVTNPLGSKITLVYDEILSGLNTQGVAIARLDFDLEGLNPPHLHPRGAEIFLVLEGTLYAGLINSNPADPNGKNPFFAKILNAGDIFVFPRGMIHFQYNIGKTKAVAIAAFNSQNPGVMTIAKSIFGSEPSVPPHILAKAFQLDDDDKLVEHLQSLTWTGNVN; translated from the exons ATGAATTCATCGGGAGTTCAGGTTTTGTTATTTTTTGCCATTCTTACTATTGCTTCATTGTCTGTGGAAGCATACGACCCTGCCCCATTGCAAGATTTCTGCATTGCAGTAAATGATACAGAAGCTGCAG TATTTGTGAATGGAAAGATATGCAAGGACCCGAAAAGCGTGACAGCAGACGACTTCTACTACGCGGGAGGGCTGAACGAGTCGCGACAAGTGACAAATCCACTCGGGTCGAAAATTACGTTGGTTTACGATGAGATTCTATCAGGTCTCAACACACAGGGAGTGGCCATTGCCCGTCTTGACTTTGATCTCGAAGGCCTCAATCCGCCCCACCTACATCCACGTGGAGCTGAAATATTCCTTGTGTTAGAAGGCACTCTTTACGCGGGACTCATCAACTCAAACCCGGCTGATCCCAACGGAAAGAACCCATTCTTCGCCAAGATCTTGAATGCGGGAGACATCTTCGTGTTCCCTCGGGGTATGATTCATTTCCAGTATAACATTGGGAAAACCAAAGCagttgcgattgctgctttcaATAGCCAAAATCCAGGAGTCATGACTATTGCTAAATCCATCTTCGGATCTGAGCCGTCCGTTCCTCCTCATATTCTTGCTAAAGCATTCCaacttgatgatgatgataaacTTGTTGAGCATCTACAATCACTTACTTGGACTGGAAACGTCAATTAG
- the LOC121767807 gene encoding germin-like protein subfamily 1 member 11, with translation MNSSGVQVLLFFAILTIASLSVEAYDPAPLQDFCIAVNDTEAAVFVNGKICKDPKSVTADDFYYAGGLNESRQVTNPLGSKITLVYDEILSGLNTQGVAIARLDFDLEGLNPPHLHPRGAEIFLVLEGTLYAGLINSNPADPNGKNPFFAKILNAGDIFVFPRGMIHFQYNIGKTKAVAIAAFNSQNPGVMTIAKSIFGSEPSVPPHILAKAFQLDDDKLVEHLQSLTWTGNVN, from the exons ATGAATTCATCGGGAGTTCAGGTTTTGTTATTTTTTGCCATTCTTACTATTGCTTCATTGTCTGTGGAAGCATACGACCCTGCCCCATTGCAAGATTTCTGCATTGCAGTAAATGATACAGAAGCTGCAG TATTTGTGAATGGAAAGATATGCAAGGACCCGAAAAGCGTGACAGCAGACGACTTCTACTACGCGGGAGGGCTGAACGAGTCGCGACAAGTGACAAATCCACTCGGGTCGAAAATTACGTTGGTTTACGATGAGATTCTATCAGGTCTCAACACACAGGGAGTGGCCATTGCCCGTCTTGACTTTGATCTCGAAGGCCTCAATCCGCCCCACCTACATCCACGTGGAGCTGAAATATTCCTTGTGTTAGAAGGCACTCTTTACGCGGGACTCATCAACTCAAACCCGGCTGATCCCAACGGAAAGAACCCATTCTTCGCCAAGATCTTGAATGCGGGAGACATCTTCGTGTTCCCTCGGGGTATGATTCATTTCCAGTATAACATTGGGAAAACCAAAGCagttgcgattgctgctttcaATAGCCAAAATCCAGGAGTCATGACTATTGCTAAATCCATCTTCGGATCTGAGCCGTCCGTTCCTCCTCATATTCTTGCTAAAGCATTCCAACTTGATGATGATAAACTTGTTGAGCATCTACAATCACTTACTTGGACTGGAAACGTCAATTAG